The Zalophus californianus isolate mZalCal1 chromosome 6, mZalCal1.pri.v2, whole genome shotgun sequence DNA window ATAACCTTATACTGCTTTGGAAGTTATTCAACATTTTTAACCACATGGGACTGAAGAACACATACGTTTTTGAACTCAACAAAATAAGACTATAGTGAAgagtttatacacacacacacacacacacacacacacacacacgcaattcTATACAGTTCACTTGTGCCTTGAGGGATagtattattatcactattattaataataaaaaacacaatttgtCCCAGTAGTACTGGCCACCCTGTTTGAAGAGTTTTAGAAGATCCCTGAGCACATTGTTTCTGACTCTTAACCCCAACTCCAAAGTGATAGGGCTTCTATTGTTGATATCAAGATGGATTGTCATTCACAGTAAGTCAATCATAAGGTGCttatttaccctttttttttcacCAATCAGCACAAAGAACTGtcagaaaataactttttattattattattatcttaaaataatagCACTGGAAGGACACATGATTTAAACAATCAATGTTTGAAAACAGTGGCTTTAGGATTATTATCTGGCTGCCCCTCAACAATAACAAGTGATTCAATCGACATTCCTTAgccaaaaacaaaaggcaaaaaacaaacaaaaaaacaaaaaacaaaaaaacaaaaaaccaaccaaaaaaccaaaactgtacaaatatgtatttttttccctgaggGATCAAGGTACACCCGCAAGTGCTCTATGTACATATTGCACTAGAGAGGAATGAAGAACATGTGCAAAAAAGCAACAATGAGAGAAGCTTACATCCTACTTAAACCTTTTCATTAAAGATTCTACTAGGTTGTTTTGCATTTTGGAATGTCGGAACACAAACAGCTATTCCTTAGtctaaaactaaaaacacatATTTCTACTATGGcacattcaatgaaataaaaagttttccaaaGACAGATAGACAAATTCCatcaagaaaataatacaaagtttgtttgtttgtatttttttttttagaaaattacattactttctttctttgtttcacattacaaaatctttttttttctttacacaaATCACATTTTATTGCAGGAATATTTCAAGTGccatcaaatatttatagaagggttaaaaaaatagaagtctctCTAAAGTGGTCCAGACAAGGCTTTGTatagaataaatcttttttttccccatcttctaGTTTTGATTTAagtattttgaatacattttcttttccattgacACTTAGTAGCCTAGAAGCGGTCCGACACACGCACATCATACACAcgaaaaccacacacacacacgcacacacacacacacacacacacacactccctcctcACCTGGCCCTCAGCCCACCCCCATATGCTCACAGAGATCTGGGTATCCACACTCTAAAGAACAACCAAACTTAGAAGCAGTGTCTTAAGTTACATTTTCCTTAAGTTAGGAAGGGTGAATTAGGATgctgaagactttttaaaaaatccatagcTTTAACGCAAATTAGGATgctgaacacttaaaaaaaaatccatagctTTAACACAATTTGCAAACTGTCCAAAAAAGCACTTTCATCtgcacttttgttttcattgtgacCAAGGCCAGGTTCTTCAGAATATAATGCCACCATCTGACACCACTGTAACCAAAGGTATTCAGACTTCATACAAAAAGCCTTATGCACCCTCTatgaaaaaactatataaaagGCATCATAGCAACTGGGATAACAATAATGTGATTCCAATCTTTAAAAGACTACTGGATATTTAAGTTTAGGAAACTTTAATTATAAGAAGTCTTAAACAATCATTATTCTGTATCACCAAGTAGTCTGTGTCATCACACAGGTGTTtctataagaagaaaataaaaacgcAAAGGTTTTCACATCCTTTTCTATAcgtcatttttttaaactgaatttattGTTTAACTTCAGATCCCAACTTTGATCCAAATAATGGTTGTTCCCTCTGTTCACTGAGCACGCCTCCCCTGCTCTGTCCCTACACTGGCAACGTATTTTGCTCTTAAAGTCCTCACCTTGCTTTTCTTTCAGAAAGACCTGGTAGCAGCATCATGTCAATGTATGttggtttattttaaaagcaatgtcACCATGGCGTGACGACTACTGAGatcaagcatctttttttttttttttctttttttgcatttggTACATGCAAAATCCTTTCTGGGAAAAGGAATTTCTTTTAAGCTCAAcattatgctctctctctcacccttagAGAAGTTCAATTAACTCTTATCACTTCACAAATGGACACTGGAATTCGGTTTAGTTGCTCTTTAATGCACTAGCACCTGAGGCTGGTCATATTCAGAAAGCTTTGGttaaaaagaagttaatataCTCTAATAAAACCATCCCCAAATTTAGTGACTCAgaatgacaaaaaacaaaaaccaaaaaccaaaccaaaataaaaacacaccatctcccccccctccccaggagaaacaataggaaaaaaaaaatggacaaataaataacCGAACTAAGCTTGGTACTCTTTTCAGAGTATAAATACTATTGATCTTTAAAGGAACTAtgcttatttaaattaaaaaatttgatttAACCCTTCTTGCccaaatataaatactatatgcTGATAGTTAACCTCTCTATATAAACACTCACATAAAGCTTAATATACTTGTAagaaatttaagtaaatattacTCTCGTCTTCTATTTATGGTTAAACCCTtagtatatttttgaaaaaaaaattaagatgttatTTAGGCTTCATACACACTTCTGTGTGAaaaattccttcctcttttccaaaTCCCCCAGGAAACAAGTCAGAAAATCAGCTGGAGTTAAAGCCAGAGTAAAGGGCTCTGGGAAGCCCGTGCTGTGATCCACACGACATCAGGAGCCACAATTCCTAGGGAAGATTCAGAAGGACCCTGGTGGTAGAGACACTTTGTCTGCTATAAAGGGCTGCCTAGAAACTCCCACCTTTATGCTATGAGAAGATGTTCCCTTTTCTGTATAAACATGGTCTCTCATGTCAGACCAGAAGTTTGAATCCCACCCCGACTGACTAAAATCATCTTCTAATGCCTACGTTTCCAAAGggcacttatttttaaaatatgcacacGTGTATATCAGACTGTTCATTCGCCCTTCCCCCACTgggaattattaaaattaaaaaaaccctccaaaacatgaaattaaacaaaacattCAATATTTCTCACCTGAACACAAAAGCCAAACAatcttctaaatatttaataaaataaattatagtccACAGTTTTCTAATGAAGATAAATACAAGAGTAAATGTTTGCGGCTAGCATCAACTTCACTTtgaatgcttaaaatatttaatatttaaataagagaaaCTGTTTCAGTGTTACATACCTCCCTCACCCTTCTATCCATTGTCTGTGAAATATGGAGCGCAATATTCTAGAATTATAGCATCTAGAGGCAGCTAGTCTAGAGCTAGTTCACTCTGAGATATACTCTTAGGGTTCCTAGATTATACCAAGAACATAACCATTCACAAAGTAAATGCTTCATGTCCTCACATGGGCAGTGTGTGTTTGCTCCAGATATAATCTTTGGGTCCTTCTTATAATAAAAGCTgaattccaataaatatttgggtTACTGATTTGTTCTCAAAGCATAAGAATTCCAAGTGGAGACTGAGTCCATATAAGTACTGAATTGTGTGAAAtgagcctcccttccctccctgcctccatgaGGTGgcatttaaaaaagcttttttaaaaaaaataatgtgcatgATGGTATAAGTCCATAGCACCAATCGATCATTCAACTTTGTATGAAGCATAAACACATCTATCCTTAAGCTTACCAAGAAGCAAAGTATAATTTAGGGAGAGTTCCATTTCTAATTCCAAatgaagtgtaaaaaaaaaaataataataatccacaTCATGATTTCTAGATATGACCAGCCAGTCTTTTCAAAGTCCTTTGTAAACAGCAGCATAAATACCTCCTGACGTTCCTTCCAAGCCTTCTCAGTTAAACTTGTGTTTCTGGTGCACATGCGACACAACAGTGAACACGCTAgcatttcatttaaagaaaaaggtgCAAAATGAAAGTGCCTTATCAATTCAACAGGAAAAGCTACACCAGTaactacattttatattaattaaaacaatatataaacaatatcTCTTTTAGCTATATATAGTCTTCATGCCCATTTACCCTGTAATATATTATAATGCTATTGTTGCTAGTGCTATGGACCCTTTTCATACCATCCTGCTGACTGGCAATAATCGGTGGAAAAACATAAAGACTTCCTTCATGAAACAAAGAGCAAGTTGTGCAAAGTCATGCCGCCACCTCCGCTATGCACACCAGGTACCGATTATTGCAGGGCTCTCTGTTGGTACCAACAGATTGGTGACTCTGCAGAAAGTCTGTGGGCAGTGAgctacaaagaaaaggaaatcctccGACTTTAGTACCCTCCTTCAGTTGTAAACAGAGGTCAATGATCAAGAAGTTGAGACAGAAAAAGGGTCCATATCTGTAGGCATAATGGAAATCATATGCATGAGAAAAACAAGTtcaacttttatttgttttcattgtttcccCTCCTTTGCCTGACCCCGATCACCAAAAGATGTGCAGTGTGTTGGAGCTCCAGGTCTGTGCAGGGCCATATAAAGTGTCTCGGTtaattttgttgtggttgtttttcatgttttgtaCTTCAGACATTCTAGAAGTGCTTAGGTGATACATTTACCCATCAATTTGCATTGCTGGCTCAAATTCTGAAGTGAACAACTCCTTGTATAATGGAGGAAAATGAAGTCGCACAATGTCTGGGTATATTGCTTTAAATGCCATTAGCTTTTCTGTATGTCGTCCACATAAGGCTCTTAATGTAGACACCTTGCATATTAACTGTAAGTGGAAGAAAGGACACGTTGTGAGGCGAGAACAGACATAAGCATCAAAAATCAGGGAATCTGGATGATCTTTACAACATTGTTTACAAAGGTGAAACACGCTCAAAGTGGCTTAACGTGTTCTTCCCAGAAGGAAGATtggtaaaaacaaattttaggCATATCATGGGATACCAGGTATACATTAAATACAATTTTGAagacaaataatacaataatctGAAAAGATGTTCATGAGCAAACGTGGCAGAGGTGAGATAAGAACCCAAGCCTCTCACCTCCTTCTCCTATTCCAACATGCTTTCTGCTCTCCCATCCCCAACCCTGCCCTCCACTGCTGTGGAGGAAGAAGACGTCTGGTGACAGAGAAGAAGACAAGGAAGCAGTCATGGGCAGGTGAGGTCACTGCAACTGCAGATGAGCGCGTCCCCTACACATTTTATGCAGAACCAGGACTAGCCAACTCCAATGACAACGAGTTTCTTCTTGGAAAGACCTTGGCCTGGACAAACCAATTCTGGGTCTGAGTAGAAGGCTCAGAAGAAAGAATAGTCAGAAGGCCTGGACGGAAGTCTCAGCATTGACCATTTACCAGTTGAAGACAGTAACAGCTTGAAACAATGCTTTTTTAAACTCCAAAACACTGTACAAATGATGTATTATTTCAGCCAAAATAATCCTAAGAAACATGTTTGACAGATCTTGTCCATGTGCTACGTGCTCTCCAAAATGAAAGAACCTAATTGTATCCTTGCACTGGGgcaagaagatgaagaagaaggtaAGGGTCTGGAGAGTTCTTCTGTTTTCCATTCCTGCCTCAATCTCTCATTGAACaggtacaaaataaaaacaaagcagcaaTTAACGCCCAACTTCCCCTCTCCGACCTAATCTAGctatcagaagaaaagaaaagaaagcaggaagagaaaccCAAACCTCTCAAATCCATCTTCTTGAAcaacaaaacacataaaatagtCTAAGAAAGAATAAGGCTGATTTTTCAAGGACCAAATACATACTACTAGCATTAGCACTGAAGAAAATTAGCATACTTTAAATTGACATCCTAATcatatttttattgcaaaaggTAATAATTAGCAAAAATGAAGCCTTATGCTTTGAATACGGGGCAGTAATGGGAAATtgatgaagaaaatacaaaagtcaCTTTCTGTTGATTACTAATGAATGTAATGGAAATAGAACTAATATTAGAATATGTGATTATCCTGCTTGTTTTAGTCCTTTATAACTTCCTCCTTCTAAATTCGaagattctttttctaatttatatcaATGCAGAACATTAACTCTGCTTTATGCACAACTTAGATGGAATAGGAGGAAGATTTCCAGAACGTattaatgcttaaaaaaaaatttctaccaTTTTCCTATTATTGCAGGACACTTCACAACCAATCATAGGAAGTAGAACTTAACCCGAATTTTGGCCCAACCAAGTTTATCGAAATGGAGATATTTCTTCAGTAGCCTATTGCTTACGGATACCTCTGGGGGCCGGTAAGATGACCTGTAAGGGTGGCTGGCAGCAAGACCTGTGGCAAGGGATAGTTCAGGCCATGCCAACCAGACACCTTTCCCTTTTACCTTTGTTAGAATTCCATCTTCTCGGTGATTCTTCTGCAGGACATGTTGAAGAGCTAGCTGAATTTTCTGTTGCAGTTTTTCAATTTTTACCTTTTCCTGCAGCCATGAGCGatctaaacattaaaaatgatactTCTTAGTATTTCTCCTACGTGCTATTGGGACACCCCAATTCCTCCGGACTCTTAGACACAGATTATTATGCCACAATGCAGAATTAGAGAACAATAGGCCAGTTTTATTCCTTGTTCAAAATTTGCTCCTAAAGCAGTGGAAGACTGATCTAAGATAGAGTGGTAAAGCTTTCCATTTTTACTGATCCTTAAAGGAGGGGAGAGTCCTCTCCTTCCAAAAGGAtagacatttaaatttaaatctaagGCCATACACAAGGGCAAATGAAACCACCATGGACGCTCAAATCTTTCTAATAAGTATATTTCTGGATGAAATACTCATAGCAATCCTGCTAGCCTTTCTGGCAAATATGAAAATTGCCTTATAATCTAAGGCAACTAAAATTGTCAAGATCATTCCAAATGACTTAAGGGTTATGAATTTGGTCTTTCTTTAAGAATGCCAAACAGAAGACAGTAAATTTGCAAAACAGATTATCCCCAGGAGGCAGTACTAGTTGAAAACAGATTAAATTCAGATAAACTTGTGGATGACATCCAAATGAATCTTAAGAAAAAGTAGGATGTCTTAAAAACCATATTCTCTTGGAGATTTGTGTTAAGAAGGGCAACCCTACTCGCCCAGAGCATTTCTCATGATATCAAGAGGTTAATTGTGGACTGGGTTTTCctcaactttcattttttaagactGTATCAGAATGGCATGAGGTCTTCTTAAATGGGTACATGTATGCGTTGGGGGTTGAGGGGGGCTTGCTGTttgataaaacttaaaattagatTCAATAAGGGTGGCACTGTCTCAGTAGGCACCCGAATATGCTATGGCCATTACAACTTAGGTACCTCATAAGAATTCTTTACCTGGgcaatttttaaagcatttcattGTTATTTGGTTATCTTACCTGCTGACATTAGTACAAATGCAGAAAATAATGCAATTTCATCTTCAGTCAGGTGCATAGAACATAAACTCTTTCCAAATTCAAATACAAAGCTAATAAAGTCTTCACAACCTGCCAAAGTTAAAGACAGTTTAAGATTTTGGTTATTATCCTTGGAGAAAAATATGGAATAAGGTGAAGAGGGATCTAGTACTTGAAGATCCAAGGGGATAAGAATAACATTTCTACAGTTTAACAatttgaaatcttaaaagaaaaatctgtttagCCATCATCGCTACCACCACCAACCTCACTATTCAAAATAATGAGAGTGAACTTTTGTTGCAAGGGTAGCATGTTATTAGGTACCACTCTAAGAGGTTCCTTTGGGTACCTTATTGCTTCATAACAATTCTATGAGGGAGGgattattataatcattttagAGGTGAGTAAACagatttggagagaaaaattACTAAAGTTCAGACAGGTAGGAAGAAACAGCCTGAAATTCAAAGCAAGGCTGCCTGACTTCAGGACCTACAATCTTAAACAACAGAGTCAAACATCTACAATGTAACTGAGATGTTACATTCACTGATTTTTGGTTTTCTACTCTATTTGATCTAAGCCACCCTTAAAAATGATAACCAATGACACAGTATGGTGGTAAAATCATTATAGctattaaaaactgaaaacatagaATGTGAAAGTCCCATAAAATAATAATCCATCCTCAAAAGACTGGTTAagtttgggggtgcctgtgtggctcagttggttaagtgtctgcctctagctcaggtcatgatctcagggttgtgggatcgagccccgaagttgggctccctgctcagcggggcatcttttcctccctcttcctctgctcctccccactgcgcacacgctctctctctaaaaaataaataaaatcctaaaaaaaaattggttaagtCTGACGTCTACTCTTTCAGATTTGCATATTATGTGTACGTATCTAAATGGCAATGAGCTTTCCTAAAGCATACAGACCTTCTGTCATTTAACTGTTTTCAAAATCACTTAACTTTATCTTGGATACTGTTTCATTCTTCTTAGTGATTATATCccactttatttaaattatagaaatccaaaataatttttttagtatatgtcaGTTTCAGTTAGctatagttttcttctttgatatctaCATTTCATTCTTATTAATGGTTGTTATTCGAGAAGTACTCTTTGCTTGATTTTATGTATCAAATCACATTCTCTAGTTTATCTGAATAATTTATCCTATGAAAATCTGGTTCTTAAAATCTGCAAGGGAAagacaatataattttataatataaatataaagaaatataaatataaatttcttcgATTACAAACTAggtaaaacaaaacactaaaatctTTCAATGTACTATAGACAAAAACTGTGAATTTTCTGCAGTGACTATAAAGTAACATAAGCATAAaatcctttcgtttttgtttccAAATAACAGTTTCCATTCTGTTCAGTTAGCTCTTTGGTGGGGCTCCCATATTTTCCTATGGCCCTGATTCAAAGACAGAGCACGCGGATTTCCTTACCCAAGGATTTGAAGACATCGGGGCTAGCATATTTCCCATCAAAGTACACGGTGTTGTTCTGAGAGTCGAAGGCACGGCACATTCTGATAAACACCACCTCTAGAGAACCTAAGCGGAGACAGAAATGGTGTGGATTTTCTTATCGTGGTGAATATTTGTCTATTGTGAAGGCATTAATGTAGGGACCCCTTTCTGATTCAGCACAGTGGGGTTGCATGCTCTCAGTCACATCAGCTCTCTATATTTAAAGGGGCACAGTTGACTAGCGTAATTTAAGATTTATGCTGAAGCTAACTAAGGCCTGTATTCCTGAAGAGAGACGGGGTTACAAATTACTTCTCTGGCATTCTTCTGTCTTGCAAGAGAGTCTCAGAGTTGCCAGGAAAACGTTATCGattcatatttattaaaacaaaccaagaaaccagGGGTGTCCCTTTGAGTTCCACAAATAACGTTCCTAGCAACTTACTGTTACCTCCCGAGGGTCTGGAGTGATAGAAACAAAACTCAGGTGATGGTAAGATGGGGGAATGTGGGTGTCCTTCAAATTAATCATTTCACTCAGAGGAGAAGCAAAATGGAGGGAAGGTTGCCTGCAGATGGCTCAGAAACCTTTAAAAAGGACTCAGTTTCTGCTAAAAGAAACCCGAGTGATTAACACTGGGGGAAAACTGTTCCCAACACCTTCCTTACCAAGCATTTCTCTAATAGGCGGGTGAAAGCAGGTTAGGAAGAGATCGCAAAATTCACTTGCAAAGCACATACCTGCTTTGAGAAGCACAATTTGATCATTTTGACACAGTTCCATAAATCCGTCGATGCGTTTGGCAAACTCCACCACGTACTGTATAGCTTCTGTGATTTTGATGGCACATAACTGCCACATCACCTCCCGCTGCTGTAGAGGAGCAAACGCACGTCAACATACACGGTCACCCACAGCCCCAACACAGGTGTCTCAGCTGCCCCTGTTCCGGCAAAGCCTCCTTTGGAAATGGATTCAAAAAGTCTAGAGGGTTAAAAATAAACGTTTGAGTTATAATGATTGCTTCCAAGTCCCTTTCTCGTCTCCTCTGATTCCTCTGTTACCATTTTGGTGGCAAAGGGACAGGGGAAGATGTCACGAGCAGGTGAAAACATGAGTCAGAAAACCAATACATGCCACCGCTTTACCCGTGGGCCTCGGAGAGCAGCAAAGTAGGATCTTCTTTTGAGCCATTATTTTACCTTGGGGAATTTAATACCACTTTCCTGGGGATAAGGAAAAGAAGGGGAGTCAATTACATTTATTGTGCACCTGCTTCAAGCTAGATGCTGTatgacatccttgtcttgtttcattttcccattttccataAATGGACACAAATTCTCTTAGCGGTTTCAGAGCTAGGAGGTGTTGGAGCTGGGATGCAAATCCCAGCATTTCTGACTCTGAACCCCATCTCACGTGCCTGGCTGTTTCTTACTGCTTTCTGGTTTCCCTTTCTAACAACACTGGCTGGCTGCTGGTGTTACCTGCTATCTCAAAGGCAAATAAAGTGATGTGTTGCTATTCCCCAGCCTGTCTTAATTGCTTTTATATACCCACTCTTTAATTTAGTTATAGGGGGACACGGATCTGTTACATCGCTCACTTGTTCCCCCAAGCTTCCTTTAAGACTGTTTCCACCAATATGATGGGGTGAAGGAACCACTGAGTTAGGAGCCAGTAGTCATGGTCTGGTCCTGGTATTTTCACTCTCCTGCCAGACGCCAAGGGATGCtaatttcctcatatgtaaaatgaaggggaggaTTAGTCTGCATAATCTCTGTCCCCCCTCCTAGGCCTACATCTTTATAATTATTGGGGAAAACCACAGCATTTCCCTTTACCAAGGCAGAACAGGTAATTGAAACTTCCCCttctccagccctgccctcccatTCTGACGGCTTGTTGAGCAGCGTGTAGAGAAAAAGGCAAGTAGCGGCACCCTTTGTCAGCCTCGCATTGCTAGGTTCAGACTGGAGTTATGATAATAGCTTCCAAACCTTTTTCTGTACACACCCTCTGAACCTCTGGAAACAGGAGGCTGAGATTATTTTACATTCAACTTCCAGACCTTGAAATCAGGACAACTCTCAATTCATTCAGGCTTTTGGACACTGCTTCCTCCAGCCCCCATGGCCAAATGATAGGAGATACGTGTATATAATCACAGGCACAAGAGAATTTGTTTGTTACTGTATTGCTGGAATTTCACACACTTGCACCTCAGTAAGACAAAGCCCCAAGTATATGATCATCTCCagaagaaagattttaaacagaaatCTGATACCTGAATACAGACGTCCTGCATAAACACCCTTCCCACTGTTGCCTCAATCCTGGGTAAAAATCTTCAGAGTATGTACCTTGTTTTGGTAGCTCTCGATCTCCTCCTGCAGAAAGGTCTGCCACGTTATCTGCTGGAGCTCTTCTCTCAAGTATTGGCAAGTTTCCAGGTGTGATTTAGATATATTCTGTGCAAGGTGTTCTAAGGAGAAAACAGGAGGTCATAAACATGAAAAGCCAAGCTCTTCTCCGGATAATCAGGGTTTTCCCTGCttaatctttggtttaaaaagtAGCAAGTACAAAGAAACATGCTGAACCAGTTTTaattatctttacatttttaaataagcaatttGGAACTATTCTGTATTTTGGCACATGAAGATGAAGGACAGGCAAAGCCAAATACTTAGAATTAAGTCTTGGTGACTTCAAAGACCCTCCTGACCTTGACCTTCTTCTGTGGCTTTACACCAATGTGTGGGAATGAACAATTATTAGCCTGGGCAGGTGTGGGAAATGACCAACGCAGCCTCTTCTTGGCATTTTGACGAAGACACACCGGCTGTGTACATTGACTTGGGGAGGATTACTCTTGAAAACTTAGGAAATGGTATGCTTTTGTGAAAACAActacttatttcttttatttttccagcaaATAGCACAAGAAGCATtactgagggcctactatgtCACTCTGTATAGGGTGGTGATTAAGAGATGGACTCTGGCACTATATGGCCTGTGTTTGAAACTCAGCTCTTGTATCAactagctgtatgatcttgggtaagttacttaacctctctgtgttttggtttcctcatttgcaaaatgaggaaaacagtacctacttcatagggcttgtgagaattaaatgagttgagCACTTAGAACAGGGAGGGTTACCTAGTATGCACTACATAAACATTTGTTCTTATTATACTGGAGTGTAGGTGGTTTGaggatatttaaaacaaatagatGCCAAAGAAGTTTCTCTAGGAACTTATAATCTGGGGAACATGTATGGACATGTTGAAAGGACAATTCAAGACATTAGACAATAATGCATCAAGTTGAATTatatcagaagagaaaaagatctcgagagagagagagaaagaacgggTCCTGCCACGGAAGGGAGAGACGAGGAGTATTAGGGGATGCTTTTTGGCAGGAGAGGAACATTTGAAGTGGACCCTGAAGGAAGGGGAGGATTTGGCAGGCAGAGGCCAGCAGTGTGAAGAGGTGAGCCAGTTCCACATTGGAGGGGTGACAGATGAAGGAGCAAATAATGGCATTTACAGGGGACAGGCAGATGTGATAAAAGTGATAGTATCAAGACAGAAACATGAGTAGGTCAGAGTCCACATTCTGGAGAATCACGAATATTAGGATTAAGGGTTTGGACCTGCTTAACGAAAGGAGTCAGTGGAATTCTCCAGGGGAGCTGACACGCGGAAGGCTGTATCCAGGGAAACAGAACAAGCAGTCTTGTGATTGGTGGATTGGAGCAGAGGCCGGTGCTGGAGGCACCAATGAAAGGCCGCTGTAATCCACATGGGCGGGACTAAGCACTTTGGGTAAGTTGGTGATAAACGTTATGGCAGGGAAGGACGATGGAAGTATTTTAAGGGAACTGACAAGATTCCATGAATATGAAACCATACCACAAAGGGATCTCCTTCCAGGGTCTTGATGATATACCAGGAAAGTCTTTTCAAAGAATGGTAGTAAGAGGGTCTGTTTGGAAATTTGTCACTGCTTTCAGCAAA harbors:
- the RORA gene encoding nuclear receptor ROR-alpha isoform X2, which produces MMYFVIAAMKAQIEIIPCKICGDKSSGIHYGVITCEGCKGFFRRSQQSNATYSCPRQKNCLIDRTSRNRCQHCRLQKCLAVGMSRDAVKFGRMSKKQRDSLYAEVQKHRMQQQQRDPPQQPGEAEPLTPTYSISANGLTELHEDLSSYIDGHTPEGSKADSAVSSFYLDIQPSPDQSGLDINGIKPEPICDYTPASGFFPYCSFTNGETSPTVSMAELEHLAQNISKSHLETCQYLREELQQITWQTFLQEEIESYQNKQREVMWQLCAIKITEAIQYVVEFAKRIDGFMELCQNDQIVLLKAGSLEVVFIRMCRAFDSQNNTVYFDGKYASPDVFKSLGCEDFISFVFEFGKSLCSMHLTEDEIALFSAFVLMSADRSWLQEKVKIEKLQQKIQLALQHVLQKNHREDGILTKLICKVSTLRALCGRHTEKLMAFKAIYPDIVRLHFPPLYKELFTSEFEPAMQIDG